One Methanolobus sp. WCC4 DNA segment encodes these proteins:
- a CDS encoding KH domain-containing protein: protein MTHIKVPKDRVGAIIGPKGRVKQIIEERSTASLDIDSEDGTVEIIPGDDPVGAMKAEDVINAIARGFNPDKTFSMFDDDMLMLEVIDISKHTSTQKDLLRLKGRIIGKGGKTREITERLIGVKMSVYGKTVSVIGTPEQNQIARTAIEMLIEGANHGSVYSYLEKKRQELLQSQLDYY, encoded by the coding sequence ATGACACATATCAAAGTTCCTAAAGACAGAGTTGGCGCCATAATAGGACCAAAAGGTCGCGTCAAGCAGATAATTGAGGAGAGATCAACAGCATCCCTGGACATCGACAGCGAAGATGGAACAGTAGAGATCATACCCGGAGACGATCCGGTAGGCGCCATGAAGGCAGAAGACGTCATCAATGCAATAGCAAGAGGATTCAACCCGGACAAGACCTTTTCCATGTTCGATGATGATATGCTGATGCTCGAGGTAATAGATATCTCCAAACATACAAGTACACAGAAAGATCTGCTCCGCCTTAAAGGAAGGATCATTGGAAAAGGCGGTAAGACCAGAGAGATAACAGAAAGACTGATCGGAGTAAAGATGTCAGTCTACGGGAAGACTGTTAGCGTAATTGGAACACCCGAGCAGAACCAGATCGCAAGGACAGCCATCGAAATGCTCATAGAGGGAGCGAACCACGGAAGTGTTTATAGTTATCTTGAGAAGAAGAGACAGGAACTACTCCAGTCACAGCTTGACTACTATTGA
- a CDS encoding serine protein kinase RIO: MKKEVTKKVKRIDTEVDRSRMRRKDADTLKVKENVFDEPTLKTLYTLSNKGIVEAIGGSISTGKEANVFLAEGEDRDIAVKIYRMSSSTFRSMEDYILGDPRFRNIRHSKRDIIFAWTKKEQRNLVRAKEAGVLVPEPIVAERNILVMEFMGEDEVSYPQLKDIKLETETAREVYNTIINYINLLYNKANLVHGDLSEYNILIVPDTKEPVIIDMGQSVTKEHPRSRDFLIRDIENIVRYFKKYGINEEPQELYSAIRNKEEKTE; encoded by the coding sequence ATGAAAAAAGAAGTTACCAAAAAAGTGAAGCGTATCGACACCGAAGTGGACAGGTCAAGGATGAGACGCAAGGATGCCGACACACTCAAAGTGAAGGAGAACGTCTTTGACGAGCCCACATTGAAAACGTTATACACACTATCCAATAAAGGAATAGTAGAAGCAATAGGAGGGTCGATCAGCACAGGAAAGGAAGCAAACGTATTCCTGGCAGAAGGAGAGGACAGGGACATAGCTGTCAAGATATACAGGATGTCCTCAAGCACCTTCCGGTCGATGGAAGACTACATACTGGGCGATCCGCGCTTCAGGAACATAAGACATTCAAAACGTGACATAATCTTTGCGTGGACAAAGAAAGAACAAAGGAACCTCGTACGCGCAAAGGAAGCAGGTGTTCTCGTACCTGAACCCATAGTCGCCGAGCGTAACATCCTCGTAATGGAATTCATGGGCGAGGATGAAGTATCATACCCACAATTAAAAGATATAAAGCTCGAAACTGAGACTGCCAGAGAAGTATATAATACAATAATCAATTACATAAATCTCCTGTACAACAAAGCGAACCTCGTACATGGGGACCTGAGCGAATACAATATACTCATAGTACCAGACACCAAAGAACCCGTGATCATAGATATGGGCCAGTCGGTCACAAAAGAACATCCCAGATCAAGGGATTTCCTGATAAGGGATATAGAGAACATAGTACGATATTTCAAAAAATATGGAATAAATGAAGAGCCACAGGAATTGTATTCAGCAATAAGGAACAAAGAAGAAAAAACAGAATAA